The Legionella cincinnatiensis genome includes a region encoding these proteins:
- the atpE gene encoding F0F1 ATP synthase subunit C produces MQAASLIAQIQSMTVVAVALLIGLGALGTAIGFGLLGGKFLEGSARQPEMVPMLQVKMFIVAGLLDAVTMIGVGIALFFTFSNPFLSGIGS; encoded by the coding sequence ATGCAAGCCGCTAGTTTAATAGCACAAATTCAAAGTATGACCGTTGTTGCGGTTGCCTTGTTAATTGGTTTGGGTGCGTTGGGTACAGCGATAGGATTTGGTTTGCTTGGTGGCAAATTCCTTGAAGGCTCAGCTCGTCAACCAGAAATGGTTCCAATGCTACAAGTTAAGATGTTTATCGTTGCTGGTTTATTAGATGCCGTAACCATGATTGGAGTAGGTATTGCGTTATTCTTTACTTTCTCAAATCCTTTCCTTAGCGGTATAGGTTCTTGA